The sequence below is a genomic window from Myxococcus xanthus.
GCACGGAAGGTGGTAGCGGCAACCCCAAGCGGGGAGTCGTGAGGTGCCCCCATCGTCAGATAATCATCATCGTGGCAGGCGAATGAGGAAGGTCGTGCCCTCCGTCGCACTGGAGGCCACCTGCGCGTCCCCGTCATGCGCCCGGACAATCTGCCGGGTGATGTCGAGGCCCAACCCCAGGCCGCTGGGCGCGCCCGCGTCACTGGCGGCGCGCCGGCCCCGGCGCCAGGCGCCGAAGACGTGGGGCAGGTCCTCCGCGGGGATGGGCGTGCCACGGTTGTGGACGCGCAGCACCACCTCGCGCTCGGAGCCCTCGGCGCCCACCCTCACGGTGCTCTCCGCCGGGCTGTACTTCAGCGCGTTGGCCACCAGGTTGCCCACGGCCTGCTCCAGGCGGTCGAAGTCCCACTTCCCCAGGCCATCGCCCTTGGACTCCAGTTCCACCACCCGGCCAGGATGGCTGGCGCGCAGTTCGTCCACGGTGCGGCGCACCACCTCGAACACGTCGCACGACGAGCGCACCACCGGAATGCCGCCGCCCAGCCGCGAGCGCGCGAAGTCCAGCAGTTGGCGAATCATCCGGTCCATGCGCTCGGCGCTGGTGAGGATGCGCTCGGTGAGCATGCCCTGGCGCTCGTCCAGCCCACCCTTGCGCCGCAACTGCTGCGCGGACATGGACAGCGCGTTGAGCGGGTTGCGCAGGTCATGCCCCAACATGCCGATGAACTGCTCGCGGAACTCCTCCGCGCTGCGCGACTCCGTGACGTCCCGCAGGGAGGACATCACCGCCAGCACCTCGCCGCCGGCCCCCAGCGCGGGCGACAGGACGTAGTCGAAGTACCGCGGGCCCCGGTCCGAACCCAAGACCATGGTGCCTCGCTGCACCTGCCCCGTGCGAAGGGCCACCCGCACCTGTTCGAGGTACGGCGTCAGCGCCCCATCCGCGGCCTGCATCTCATCCAGTGTCCTGCCCGGTGCATGCACGGCGTGGCTGCCGCGTGACGCATACAGAGACTGATTGGCCGACAGGACTCGCCCGGCCTCGTCGTAGAGCGCGATGGGGTCCGCCGCGCAGGAGATGGCCAACTCCAGGAGCTGGCGCTGGTGCACCACCTCGCGGGACAGCGCCTTCACCTCGCGCTCGGCCTGGCGCAGCCGGAGCAGCGCGTGGACCTGGGCCACCAGTTCCTCCGGGTCCACCGGCGCCACCAGGTAGCCGTCCGCGCCGTGCTCCAGGCCCTGCGCCCGATCGCCCGGTCCCACGGCCTGTGCGGACAGGTGGAGCACCAGGACACCCTGCGTGCGAGGCGTCTCCTTCAACCTCCGGCACACCTCCAGGCCGCTGGTGTCCGGCAGCCGCACGTCCAGGATGACGAGGTCCGTGTCCTCGGTCACCAGGGCAAGCGCCTCCATCCCGGAGGCGGCGTCCACGACGCGGAAGCCCGCGAGCCCCAGCACGCGGGAGGTGACATAGCGGCTGGCCGCGTCGTCGTTGACGTTGAGGATGAGCGCGGAAGTGGGAGGCATACGGAAGTGTGCGGGTCAGGCTCTTTCGTAGCCGCGCCTCCGCCTGAACGCCAGATGTTACGGGCACCAACGGGCGCGCTGTCGGGGCAGGCACACAAGCGACTGTCCAGGAACCCAGCAAAAAGTTCATGGCCAGTGCCGAACGAGCCGTTTCGCGATAGGGAAGGCCGCATGCGTCCTCCCTGTCGCCCTCTTCCCGCGGACGGCCGCTTCCTCCAGGCCGTGGGTCCCACTCCGCTCGTCCCCGTACGTCTCCACGAGGAGGGCCCCACCATCTGGTGCAAGCTGGAGTTCCTCAACCCCAGCGGCTCCACCAAGGACCGCATCGCGCGCTACATGCTGGAGAAGGCGTGGCGCCAGGGGGAGCTCGTCCCCGGCGGCGAGGTCATCGAGGCGTCCAGCGGCTCCACGAGCATCGCCCTTGCGCTGGCTTGCGCCCAGATGGGCCTGCGCTTCACGGCGGTGATGCCGGAGGGCGTCACCGGGGAGCGCATCCTCACCATCCGCGCCTATGGTGGTGACGTGGTGCTGGTGCCGCGCGAAGCCGGCGTGCACGGCGCCATCGTGAAGGCGGAGGAGCTGGCGCGTGAGCGCAAGGCCTTCGCGCCGCGTCAGTTCGAGAACCTGGACAACGCCGAGGCCCACCGGGTGTGGACGGGCCAGGAGATTCTGTCGCAAATCCCGGGCGGGCTGGTGCACGGCGTGGTCAGCGGCGTAGGCACGGGCGGCACCGTGGTGGGCCTGTACCAGGCCTTCGCGGAAGCAGGCTGTCCGGTGACGGCCTTCGTGGCGCGCCCCATCGCCGGCCTGGGCTGCGACATCGAATGTTGCAGCTTCAGCCCCCGCGTCCCGGGCGTGGTGGATGGCATGTCCCGGCTGTACCGCGAGGCCGACATGCCGGGCCGCGTTGAAATCGACGTGTCGG
It includes:
- a CDS encoding sensor histidine kinase; this translates as MPPTSALILNVNDDAASRYVTSRVLGLAGFRVVDAASGMEALALVTEDTDLVILDVRLPDTSGLEVCRRLKETPRTQGVLVLHLSAQAVGPGDRAQGLEHGADGYLVAPVDPEELVAQVHALLRLRQAEREVKALSREVVHQRQLLELAISCAADPIALYDEAGRVLSANQSLYASRGSHAVHAPGRTLDEMQAADGALTPYLEQVRVALRTGQVQRGTMVLGSDRGPRYFDYVLSPALGAGGEVLAVMSSLRDVTESRSAEEFREQFIGMLGHDLRNPLNALSMSAQQLRRKGGLDERQGMLTERILTSAERMDRMIRQLLDFARSRLGGGIPVVRSSCDVFEVVRRTVDELRASHPGRVVELESKGDGLGKWDFDRLEQAVGNLVANALKYSPAESTVRVGAEGSEREVVLRVHNRGTPIPAEDLPHVFGAWRRGRRAASDAGAPSGLGLGLDITRQIVRAHDGDAQVASSATEGTTFLIRLPR
- a CDS encoding PLP-dependent cysteine synthase family protein gives rise to the protein MRPPCRPLPADGRFLQAVGPTPLVPVRLHEEGPTIWCKLEFLNPSGSTKDRIARYMLEKAWRQGELVPGGEVIEASSGSTSIALALACAQMGLRFTAVMPEGVTGERILTIRAYGGDVVLVPREAGVHGAIVKAEELARERKAFAPRQFENLDNAEAHRVWTGQEILSQIPGGLVHGVVSGVGTGGTVVGLYQAFAEAGCPVTAFVARPIAGLGCDIECCSFSPRVPGVVDGMSRLYREADMPGRVEIDVSDDVAMSTARALIRRGFPVGPSSGLNYVAAVEAAKRLGPGAQVVTVFPDRMERYFSTELIQPKPVPARGAA